Proteins from a genomic interval of Hyalangium ruber:
- a CDS encoding immunoglobulin-like domain-containing protein produces MKLKGVWGASLVMVALAASSCDEEQSAPQPEPTPANVRTTRQEARSERKVLILGSSGEGSLEAFAAENSSNGTMAVEIVDADGWREKTAEQFMTYRALIIGDAACQAGEEAFQAAIETRAKWGAIVDGPVVIFGTNPASNNISDMVTSSVNFVTSGGVRTTGMYISLGCAYQDAAPNTAVTLLEPFGSFTVAGVPCSETGHAIAMAPFDNNPMMNVGNWLLGGDSACVARSVFTSYPERNFAIAALAVDTDGSMPGSWPYFDYDAGEGIAGTPYILARGAMARSLGCGNPDYMPSGEECDLGDGVNGQRATNFPASREDTCSWSCKYDWCGDGIVNAGEECDLGFGNGRDISGNLGTCTASCKFPNIPNESHPPVAVCRNVTVGAGSACGAYADINNGSYDEDGDLEDGNCSQDPMPVYGLGQTVVTLTCTDNSGQSSSCTGTVTVTDDQAPTLALSGSSNQSLECGSAYSDPGATANDACPEMDLTGAIVVTGAVNPNTPASYTVRYNVQDEAGNSAPEVTRTVAVSDTLKPVITLNGAANQGLECGTAYAEPGATANDQCAGTLTPTIAGSVNHMAPNSYIVRYNVTDPTGHAADEKSRVVTVSDTLAPVVTMTGPGTIPVECGDGSYADPGATANDACAGVLPAVANGTANPNQPGSTTITYSATDPSGNTGVAAGSRTVVVSDTLAPVLTVRPGPSNVECASEYNDPGATANDQCAGDLTASIVTTGAVNAQQPATYQVGYTVTDPAGRTASAERVVDVTDTIAPTVTMVGPSTLPVECGATDYADPGATANDACAGTLPAVPSRVANPGQTGSTTITYSATDPSGNTGTSAGSRTVVVSDTLAPVLSLNGAATQNLECATAYTEQGATANDQCDGPLTPVISGSVNNMAPAPYTLTYTATDDEGHVATANRQVTVRDTLAPAVTMVGASAIAVECGDGSYADPGATANDACAGALPAVPSRVVNPGVPGSSTITYSATDPSGNTGTAAGGRVVTVSDTLAPTLTLRPGPSNVECASPYNDPGATANDLCAGDLTGAIVTTGGVNTGTPGNYELGYSVSDGQGHTVTATRPVGVSDSLPPSITVNGPTNDAFECGSTYVDPGATANDLCAGNVTVVAQQSGNPSQPGSFTITYSATDPAGNSVTSPVVRTVTVDDNEPPTLVLLGNATQSLECGNPYADPGATANDVCFGDVTSRITVTGTVNTGAPGSYPLTYNVTDPSGQSAPAVNRTVNVSDTLAPVVTVTGPLSQQIECGNGPYADPGATANDACAGALPAVPSTVVDPNAPQDYVIRYTATDPSGNTGTSATGRTVTVADTLPPTLALTGPANQTLECKTPFNDPGATANDLCAGNISARIVRTGTVDPTVIDVPYTLTYNVTDPSGRSAPAVTRTVTYDDTLAPSLTLQGPLNDTYACGSNYIDPGATAEDACAGNVTNRITVAQTGNPSQPGVITYTYSVTDPSGNSYTSPVTRSVTVNDNEPPVLVLNGSATQGLECGTPFVDPLATANDVCFGDVTSRITVSGTVNHMVPAPYTLTYNVTDQAGQSAPAVNRTVNVSDTLAPSITVLGPLNQQFECGNGPYADPGATASDVCAGDLTGAIVRTGSVNTGAGGTYTLSYRVADPSGNQTTAAESRTVTVTDSSAPVIALNGAATVGLECGSPYNELGATANDACVGNLTVQISGVVNPNQGGSYTITYSASDGVQSAQVQRTVNVSDELPPTLSLVGPATQLVECNSAYVDPGAEANDLCEGDLTARIVRSGTVDPAVLNTYTVTYNVSDVGGNAAAPVNRAVTVRDTLAPAITVNGPADQVHECGSAYVDPGASATDQCAGNVTVVAQQSGNPSAPGTSFTITYSATDPSGNSVTSPVVRTVTVNDNAPPTLALNGPATQNLECGSPYNDPGAMANDACFGDLTGSITVSGTVNTGVPGSYPVVYNVVDPAGQAAPSLSRTVNVSDTLAPTITVQGPVNDTFECGTSYVDPGATASDVCAGNLTPVIVATQTPDPSQPGAIRITYSVTDPSGNQTVSPVVRTVRVNDNTPPTITLNGPSNQVMECGSPYEDPGATATDLCTAGPVPVTVTGTVDHTTAGTYPLRYTAQDTVGNISPTVTRFVTVLDTLGPTISLNGPNPTFLECKGNAYEELGGTANDICSGARPVTVVSNNVNLEVPGGYLVNYQASDSSGNTTPASRNVIVQDNEGPTLTMSVEDVTLECAISTFTDPTGTATDQCQGNVSSTIFREFTDLNINVEGDYIARYQARDNVGHLAFDTINLHVQDTTAPTIIANNDGETIECGTQPALGVTATDACYPNGVTITATPSSLPSVPGQYTVTYTATDTAGNTSTVPVTRTITVEDTGVPELSLEDQNIYYECTGHAIGNIWEAPVATATDTCEGSIPVHQYNTGDDDEDGLPGGPGGDPDDFGPGPTTEVEGLYYVQYLAWDEAYNTDSAILSVYVTDTLKPVLGLVGSDTEQVECFLPTDNPNDPDEDPEEDPNPYVDQGAWAEDQCYGDLSAAVLRFGEVNKQIPGTYTLQYQVRDGAYNWADPVSRTVEVVDTFQPEVTVKPTIRLTPADNTMRTMQLSECTFAWDVCEGYMDINSLGLITDITSNQPATDADDIIIVDNSKFTLKAKTQPGQTRVYTVNFLVGDSSGNTTSAACTVSVPSNGIVAPTTVKGEGTLAKR; encoded by the coding sequence ATGAAACTCAAAGGCGTATGGGGAGCGTCGCTGGTGATGGTCGCATTGGCGGCCAGCTCCTGCGACGAGGAGCAAAGTGCGCCGCAGCCAGAGCCGACCCCGGCGAATGTGCGCACGACACGTCAGGAAGCACGCAGTGAGCGCAAGGTGCTCATCCTGGGTTCCAGTGGTGAGGGCAGCCTCGAGGCCTTCGCGGCGGAAAACAGCTCGAACGGCACGATGGCGGTAGAGATCGTCGACGCCGACGGGTGGCGCGAGAAGACGGCCGAGCAGTTCATGACGTACCGCGCCCTCATCATCGGTGACGCGGCCTGTCAGGCGGGTGAGGAGGCCTTCCAGGCCGCCATTGAGACCCGGGCCAAGTGGGGCGCCATCGTCGATGGTCCCGTCGTGATCTTCGGCACGAACCCCGCCAGCAACAACATCTCCGACATGGTGACGAGCAGCGTCAACTTCGTTACCTCGGGTGGTGTCCGCACGACGGGTATGTACATCTCGCTGGGCTGCGCCTATCAGGATGCCGCGCCCAACACGGCCGTGACGCTGCTGGAGCCGTTCGGCAGCTTCACCGTTGCGGGTGTGCCCTGCTCGGAGACCGGTCACGCCATCGCCATGGCCCCGTTCGACAACAATCCCATGATGAACGTGGGGAACTGGCTGCTGGGCGGCGACTCGGCCTGTGTGGCGAGGTCGGTGTTCACCAGCTACCCGGAGCGCAACTTCGCCATCGCCGCGCTTGCCGTGGATACGGATGGCAGCATGCCCGGCTCCTGGCCTTACTTCGATTACGATGCGGGTGAGGGGATCGCGGGCACGCCCTACATCCTCGCTCGCGGCGCCATGGCCAGGTCCCTGGGCTGCGGTAACCCGGACTACATGCCGTCGGGTGAGGAGTGCGACCTGGGTGACGGCGTCAACGGCCAGCGCGCCACCAACTTCCCGGCGAGTCGCGAGGACACCTGCTCGTGGTCGTGCAAGTACGACTGGTGCGGCGACGGCATCGTGAACGCCGGTGAGGAGTGCGACCTGGGCTTCGGCAACGGTCGTGACATCAGCGGTAACCTGGGCACCTGCACTGCGTCCTGCAAGTTCCCCAATATCCCCAATGAGTCTCATCCTCCGGTGGCCGTGTGCCGGAACGTGACGGTCGGCGCCGGGTCCGCTTGCGGCGCCTACGCGGACATCAACAACGGCTCCTACGATGAGGATGGAGACCTCGAGGATGGCAACTGCAGTCAGGACCCCATGCCCGTCTACGGCCTCGGCCAGACGGTGGTGACCCTGACGTGTACGGATAACTCGGGCCAGTCGTCTTCCTGCACCGGCACGGTGACCGTGACGGATGACCAGGCTCCGACCCTGGCGCTCTCCGGTTCTTCCAACCAGTCGCTGGAGTGCGGCTCGGCGTACTCGGATCCGGGCGCCACCGCCAACGATGCGTGCCCGGAGATGGACCTGACGGGTGCCATCGTGGTGACGGGCGCGGTGAACCCGAACACGCCTGCCTCCTATACGGTTCGCTACAACGTTCAGGATGAGGCGGGTAACAGCGCTCCCGAGGTGACGCGCACCGTCGCGGTGTCCGACACGCTCAAGCCGGTCATCACCCTGAATGGCGCGGCCAATCAGGGCCTGGAGTGCGGCACGGCGTACGCCGAGCCGGGCGCCACGGCCAATGACCAGTGCGCGGGCACCTTGACCCCGACCATCGCGGGCTCCGTGAACCACATGGCGCCCAACAGCTACATCGTTCGCTACAACGTGACGGACCCCACCGGCCACGCGGCCGATGAGAAGAGCCGCGTCGTCACGGTCTCCGACACGCTGGCTCCCGTGGTGACCATGACGGGCCCGGGCACCATTCCGGTGGAGTGCGGTGACGGCTCCTACGCCGACCCGGGCGCGACGGCCAACGATGCGTGCGCGGGCGTGCTGCCCGCCGTGGCCAACGGCACGGCGAACCCGAACCAGCCGGGCTCCACCACGATTACCTACAGCGCCACGGACCCGTCGGGTAACACCGGCGTCGCCGCTGGCAGCCGCACGGTGGTGGTGAGCGACACGCTGGCTCCGGTGCTGACGGTTCGGCCCGGTCCCTCCAACGTGGAGTGCGCCTCGGAGTACAACGACCCGGGCGCCACCGCCAACGACCAGTGCGCCGGTGACCTGACGGCCTCGATCGTGACCACGGGCGCCGTGAACGCCCAGCAGCCGGCCACCTACCAGGTTGGCTACACCGTGACGGATCCTGCCGGTCGTACGGCCTCGGCCGAGCGCGTGGTGGACGTCACCGATACGATTGCTCCCACGGTGACGATGGTGGGCCCCTCCACCCTGCCGGTGGAGTGCGGTGCGACCGACTACGCCGATCCGGGTGCGACGGCCAACGACGCGTGCGCCGGGACGCTGCCCGCGGTGCCCAGCCGCGTGGCGAACCCGGGCCAGACGGGCTCCACCACGATTACCTACAGCGCCACCGACCCGTCGGGTAACACGGGCACCTCGGCGGGCAGCCGCACGGTGGTGGTGAGCGACACGCTGGCTCCGGTGCTTTCGCTCAACGGCGCGGCGACTCAGAACCTGGAGTGCGCCACGGCGTACACGGAGCAGGGCGCCACGGCCAACGACCAGTGCGACGGTCCGCTGACGCCGGTCATCTCCGGCAGCGTGAACAACATGGCGCCTGCGCCCTACACGCTGACCTACACCGCCACGGACGACGAGGGCCATGTTGCTACGGCCAACCGCCAGGTGACCGTGCGCGACACGCTGGCTCCCGCCGTGACCATGGTGGGTGCCTCCGCCATCGCGGTGGAGTGCGGTGACGGCTCCTACGCTGACCCGGGCGCGACGGCCAACGACGCGTGCGCCGGGGCCCTGCCCGCGGTGCCTAGCCGTGTGGTGAACCCGGGAGTGCCGGGCTCTTCCACCATCACCTACAGTGCCACGGACCCGTCGGGCAACACGGGCACCGCCGCTGGCGGCCGTGTGGTGACGGTGAGCGACACGCTGGCGCCGACGCTGACGCTGCGGCCTGGTCCCTCCAACGTGGAGTGCGCCTCGCCGTACAACGATCCGGGTGCCACCGCTAACGACCTGTGCGCTGGCGACCTCACGGGCGCCATCGTGACCACCGGCGGCGTGAACACGGGCACGCCTGGCAACTACGAGCTGGGCTACAGCGTGTCGGACGGCCAGGGCCACACGGTCACGGCCACTCGCCCGGTGGGCGTCAGCGACTCGCTGCCTCCGTCCATCACGGTCAACGGCCCGACCAATGATGCCTTCGAGTGCGGCTCCACCTACGTGGATCCGGGCGCCACGGCCAATGACCTGTGCGCCGGCAACGTGACGGTGGTCGCCCAGCAGAGCGGCAACCCGAGCCAGCCGGGCTCCTTCACCATCACCTACAGCGCGACGGATCCGGCCGGCAACAGCGTCACCTCGCCGGTGGTTCGCACCGTGACGGTGGACGACAACGAGCCGCCCACGCTGGTGCTGCTGGGCAATGCGACCCAGAGCCTGGAGTGCGGCAACCCGTACGCCGATCCGGGCGCCACGGCCAACGACGTGTGCTTCGGGGATGTGACGAGCCGCATCACGGTCACCGGCACGGTGAACACGGGTGCGCCGGGCAGCTACCCGCTGACCTACAACGTGACGGATCCGTCGGGCCAGAGCGCTCCGGCGGTCAACCGCACCGTCAACGTCAGCGACACCTTGGCCCCTGTCGTCACCGTCACCGGTCCGCTCAGCCAGCAGATCGAGTGCGGCAACGGCCCGTACGCCGATCCGGGCGCGACGGCCAACGATGCGTGCGCCGGGGCGCTGCCCGCGGTGCCCAGCACCGTGGTGGATCCGAACGCGCCGCAGGACTACGTCATCCGCTACACGGCCACCGACCCGTCGGGCAACACCGGCACCTCGGCCACCGGCCGCACGGTGACGGTCGCTGACACGCTGCCTCCGACGCTGGCCCTTACCGGCCCTGCCAACCAGACGCTGGAGTGCAAGACGCCGTTCAACGATCCGGGCGCCACGGCCAACGACCTGTGCGCCGGCAACATCTCGGCTCGCATCGTTCGCACCGGCACCGTGGACCCCACCGTCATCGACGTCCCCTACACGCTGACCTACAACGTGACGGATCCGTCGGGCCGCAGCGCTCCGGCGGTCACCCGCACGGTGACGTACGACGACACGCTGGCTCCGAGCCTCACGCTTCAGGGGCCGCTGAACGACACGTATGCGTGCGGCAGCAACTACATCGACCCGGGCGCCACGGCCGAGGATGCGTGCGCCGGTAACGTGACCAACCGCATCACGGTCGCTCAGACGGGCAATCCCTCTCAGCCGGGTGTCATCACCTACACCTACAGCGTGACGGATCCGTCGGGTAACTCGTACACCTCGCCGGTCACCCGCTCGGTGACGGTGAACGACAACGAGCCGCCGGTGCTGGTGCTCAATGGCTCTGCCACCCAGGGCCTCGAGTGCGGCACTCCGTTCGTCGATCCGCTCGCCACGGCTAACGACGTGTGCTTCGGGGACGTGACGAGCCGCATCACGGTCTCGGGCACGGTGAACCACATGGTGCCGGCCCCCTACACGCTGACCTACAACGTGACGGATCAGGCGGGCCAGAGCGCTCCGGCGGTCAACCGCACCGTCAACGTCAGCGACACGCTGGCTCCCTCCATCACGGTCCTCGGCCCGCTCAACCAGCAGTTCGAGTGCGGCAATGGTCCGTATGCGGATCCGGGTGCGACGGCCAGCGACGTGTGCGCCGGTGACCTGACGGGCGCCATTGTCCGCACGGGCTCGGTGAACACGGGCGCGGGCGGCACCTACACCCTGAGCTACCGCGTGGCCGACCCGTCGGGCAACCAGACCACCGCCGCGGAGTCGCGCACGGTGACGGTGACCGACAGCTCCGCTCCGGTCATCGCGCTCAACGGCGCGGCCACCGTGGGCCTGGAGTGCGGTTCGCCCTACAACGAGCTGGGCGCCACGGCCAACGACGCGTGCGTCGGTAACCTGACGGTCCAGATCAGCGGTGTGGTGAACCCGAACCAGGGTGGCAGCTACACCATCACCTACAGCGCGTCGGACGGCGTGCAGAGCGCCCAGGTGCAGCGCACGGTGAACGTCAGCGACGAGCTGCCGCCCACCCTGTCGCTCGTCGGTCCTGCCACGCAGCTGGTCGAGTGCAACAGCGCCTACGTCGACCCTGGCGCCGAGGCCAACGACCTGTGCGAGGGCGACCTGACCGCTCGCATCGTGCGCAGCGGCACGGTGGACCCCGCGGTGCTGAACACCTACACGGTCACCTACAACGTGTCCGACGTGGGCGGGAATGCCGCCGCGCCGGTCAACCGCGCGGTGACGGTGCGTGACACGCTGGCCCCGGCCATCACGGTCAACGGCCCCGCCGACCAGGTGCATGAGTGCGGCTCGGCCTACGTCGATCCGGGCGCCTCGGCGACCGACCAGTGCGCCGGCAACGTGACGGTGGTCGCTCAGCAGAGCGGCAACCCGAGCGCTCCGGGCACTTCCTTCACCATCACCTACAGCGCGACGGATCCGTCCGGCAACAGCGTCACCTCTCCGGTGGTTCGCACGGTGACGGTGAACGACAACGCTCCGCCCACCCTGGCCCTCAACGGCCCGGCGACCCAGAACCTCGAGTGCGGTTCGCCGTACAACGACCCGGGTGCCATGGCCAACGACGCGTGCTTCGGGGACCTGACGGGCTCCATCACCGTCAGCGGCACGGTGAACACGGGCGTGCCTGGCTCCTACCCGGTGGTCTACAACGTGGTTGACCCCGCCGGTCAGGCTGCCCCGTCGCTCAGCCGTACGGTGAACGTGAGCGACACCCTGGCTCCCACCATCACGGTGCAGGGCCCGGTCAACGACACGTTCGAGTGCGGCACCAGCTACGTCGATCCGGGCGCTACGGCCAGCGACGTGTGCGCCGGCAACCTGACGCCGGTCATCGTCGCCACCCAGACGCCGGATCCGAGCCAGCCGGGTGCCATCCGCATCACCTACAGCGTGACGGATCCGTCCGGCAACCAGACGGTCTCGCCGGTGGTCCGCACGGTGCGCGTGAACGACAACACGCCGCCGACCATCACGCTCAATGGTCCGAGCAACCAGGTCATGGAGTGCGGTTCTCCGTACGAGGATCCGGGCGCCACGGCCACCGACCTGTGCACCGCGGGGCCGGTGCCGGTGACGGTGACGGGCACGGTGGACCACACCACGGCGGGCACCTACCCGCTGCGCTACACGGCGCAGGACACGGTGGGCAACATCTCGCCCACGGTGACGCGCTTCGTGACGGTGCTCGACACGCTGGGGCCCACCATCTCGCTCAACGGGCCCAACCCGACGTTCCTCGAGTGCAAAGGCAACGCGTACGAGGAGCTGGGCGGCACGGCCAACGACATCTGCTCGGGCGCGCGTCCGGTCACGGTGGTCTCCAACAACGTGAACCTGGAGGTGCCGGGCGGCTACCTGGTCAACTACCAGGCCTCCGACAGCAGCGGAAACACCACGCCGGCCTCGCGCAACGTCATCGTCCAGGACAACGAAGGTCCGACGCTGACCATGAGCGTGGAGGACGTCACCCTCGAGTGCGCCATCAGCACCTTCACCGATCCGACCGGTACGGCGACGGACCAGTGCCAGGGCAACGTCTCCTCGACCATCTTCCGCGAGTTCACGGACCTGAACATCAACGTCGAGGGTGACTACATCGCTCGCTACCAGGCGCGCGACAACGTGGGCCACCTGGCGTTCGACACCATCAACCTGCACGTGCAGGACACGACGGCGCCGACCATCATCGCCAACAACGACGGTGAGACCATCGAGTGCGGCACTCAGCCCGCGCTGGGTGTGACGGCCACGGATGCCTGCTACCCCAACGGCGTGACGATCACCGCTACCCCGTCCTCGCTGCCGAGCGTGCCGGGCCAGTACACGGTGACCTACACGGCCACGGACACGGCGGGCAACACGAGCACGGTGCCGGTGACTCGCACCATCACGGTCGAGGACACGGGGGTTCCGGAGCTGTCTCTGGAGGACCAGAACATCTACTACGAGTGCACGGGCCACGCGATTGGCAACATCTGGGAGGCGCCGGTCGCCACCGCGACCGACACCTGCGAGGGCTCCATCCCCGTGCACCAGTACAACACGGGCGACGACGACGAGGACGGCCTGCCCGGCGGCCCGGGCGGCGATCCGGATGACTTCGGTCCCGGCCCGACCACCGAGGTCGAGGGTCTCTACTATGTGCAGTACCTGGCGTGGGATGAGGCCTACAACACCGACAGCGCCATCCTCTCGGTCTACGTGACGGATACCCTCAAGCCGGTGCTCGGCCTCGTCGGTTCGGACACGGAGCAGGTCGAGTGCTTCCTGCCCACCGACAACCCGAACGATCCGGATGAGGATCCGGAAGAGGATCCGAACCCCTACGTCGATCAGGGCGCCTGGGCCGAGGACCAGTGCTACGGCGACCTGTCCGCGGCGGTGCTCCGCTTCGGCGAGGTGAACAAGCAGATCCCCGGCACGTACACCCTGCAGTACCAGGTGCGTGACGGTGCCTATAACTGGGCCGACCCGGTCAGCCGCACGGTGGAAGTCGTCGATACCTTCCAGCCCGAGGTCACGGTGAAGCCCACCATCCGGCTCACGCCCGCCGACAACACCATGCGCACGATGCAGCTGAGCGAGTGCACGTTCGCCTGGGATGTCTGCGAGGGCTACATGGACATCAACAGCCTGGGTCTCATCACGGACATCACCAGCAACCAGCCTGCGACCGACGCGGATGACATCATCATCGTCGACAACAGCAAGTTCACCCTGAAGGCGAAGACCCAGCCCGGTCAGACCCGCGTGTACACGGTGAACTTCCTGGTGGGCGATAGCTCGGGCAACACGACGTCCGCGGCGTGCACGGTGTCCGTGCCCTCCAACGGCATCGTGGCTCCCACGACGGTCAAGGGCGAGGGCACGCTGGCCAAGCGCTAG
- a CDS encoding prepilin-type N-terminal cleavage/methylation domain-containing protein: protein MTHRRQRHGFTLIELMIVVAIIGILAAIAIPNFTRFQARARQSEVNTNLKSLFTGLRTQQRMPPPTIHASGFAPERGNRYSYHLDDGCSSFEDRSGINTVSNDSDTCIGVDTFKYQGFPSAFPVNQPASATWNNSATSNGMATSAGIYGYAGTWDFLAYGAGDVDNNPMDTSDTWLISSSDGQLSATCPATPFAENVSAGEPFNVSNDVNCD, encoded by the coding sequence ATGACGCACCGCCGTCAACGCCACGGTTTTACCCTCATCGAGCTCATGATCGTCGTCGCCATCATCGGCATCCTGGCTGCCATTGCCATTCCCAACTTCACCCGCTTCCAGGCACGCGCTCGGCAGTCCGAGGTCAACACCAACCTCAAGAGCCTCTTCACCGGCCTGCGCACCCAGCAGCGCATGCCGCCGCCGACCATCCACGCCTCTGGCTTCGCTCCCGAGCGCGGCAACCGCTACAGCTACCACCTCGATGACGGCTGCTCGTCCTTCGAGGATCGCTCCGGCATCAATACGGTGTCGAACGACTCCGACACGTGCATCGGCGTGGACACCTTCAAGTATCAGGGCTTCCCCAGCGCCTTCCCCGTCAACCAGCCGGCCTCCGCCACCTGGAACAACTCGGCCACCTCCAATGGCATGGCCACCAGCGCCGGCATCTACGGCTACGCGGGCACCTGGGACTTCCTGGCCTACGGCGCCGGTGACGTCGACAACAATCCGATGGACACCTCCGACACCTGGCTCATCTCCTCTTCCGATGGCCAGCTCTCCGCCACCTGCCCGGCCACCCCCTTCGCCGAGAACGTGTCCGCGGGTGAGCCGTTCAACGTGAGCAACGACGTCAACTGCGACTGA
- a CDS encoding prepilin-type N-terminal cleavage/methylation domain-containing protein: MTHRRQRHGFTLIELMIVVAIIGILAAIAIPNFVRFQARARQSEVNTNLKSLFTGLRTQQRKPPPTIHASGFSPERGNRYSYHLDDNCSSYEDRSGINAVPNDSDTCIGVDTFKYQGFPSFFPVIQAGGATWNVSATANGMATSAGIYADAGTWDFLAYGAGDVDNNPMDAADTWLISSSDGQLTAVCPASPGQENVSAGEPFNVSNDVNCD; encoded by the coding sequence ATGACGCACCGCCGTCAACGCCACGGTTTTACCCTCATCGAGCTCATGATCGTCGTCGCCATCATCGGCATCCTGGCTGCCATTGCCATTCCAAACTTCGTCCGCTTCCAGGCACGCGCTCGGCAGTCCGAGGTCAACACCAACCTCAAGAGCCTCTTCACCGGCCTGCGCACCCAGCAGCGCAAGCCGCCTCCGACCATCCACGCCTCTGGCTTCTCTCCCGAGCGAGGCAACCGCTACAGCTACCACCTCGATGACAACTGCTCGTCCTATGAGGACCGCTCCGGCATCAATGCGGTGCCGAACGACTCCGACACGTGCATCGGCGTGGACACCTTCAAGTATCAGGGCTTCCCCAGCTTCTTCCCGGTCATACAGGCGGGCGGCGCTACCTGGAACGTCTCGGCCACCGCCAACGGCATGGCCACCAGCGCCGGCATCTACGCCGACGCAGGTACCTGGGACTTCCTGGCCTACGGCGCCGGTGACGTCGACAACAACCCGATGGACGCCGCCGACACCTGGCTCATCTCCTCTTCCGATGGCCAGCTCACCGCCGTCTGCCCCGCCAGCCCCGGTCAGGAGAACGTGTCCGCGGGTGAGCCGTTCAACGTGAGCAACGACGTCAACTGCGACTGA